One window of the Yamadazyma tenuis chromosome 6, complete sequence genome contains the following:
- a CDS encoding uncharacterized protein (EggNog:ENOG503P4RP; COG:S) — MASYTKVSRSSLYESGDELQDNPTYIPDLNLEIIEVEHTEDLKEEQPEDEFDFPLFSFGSAPSSQNHSVGDSQKRGRTETKIMKVNLREESVETLRSERPSSYYFAQYTEEQRANFHLVAVTGEDIWSRVELATSTNDWYRHRILDADVHNANISPERPSRKRPGKNKRDGRIESKKRQAEARRVHRENERRLLKKKMHKRGGKKNKKAAKPVS; from the exons ATGGCTTCCTATACCAA AGTGTCGAGGTCTTCACTCTATGAATCCGGAGATGAGCTACAAGACAATCCAACATATATTCCCGATTTGAACCTAGAAATCATCGAGGTGGAACATAccgaagacttgaaagaagagCAGCCTGAAGACGAGTTTGACTTCCCGTTATTTTCGTTTGGTTCAGCTCCCTCATCCCAAAACCATCTGGTTGGTGATTCTCAAAAAAGAGGACGAACAGAAACCAAGATCATGAAGGTCAATCTCAGAGAAGAATCTGTTGAGACTTTGAGGTCGGAAAGGCCTAGTAGTTACTACTTCGCCCAGTACACTGAAGAACAGAGGGCTAATTTCCATCTCGTGGCTGTAACTGGAGAAGACATATGGAGTCGAGTAGAGTTGGCCACCAGCACAAATGATTGGTACCGCCATCGTATTCTTGATGCCGATGTACACAATGCCAATATAAGTCCAGAAAGACCTAGTAGGAAACGGCCGGGGAAGAATAAGAGAGATGGGAGAATAGAGTCCAAGAAACGTCAGGCTGAAGCAAGAAGAGTACATAGGGAGAACGAGAGACGTTTgttaaagaagaagatgcaCAAGCGAGGCggcaagaagaacaagaaggCTGCCAAGCCAGTTTCATGA
- the COG5 gene encoding Conserved oligomeric Golgi complex subunit (EggNog:ENOG503NWEH; COG:S), protein MKGQDELEDFEAFLEKDFSTYKFANDLLLATNDRDTTEIDIDTSIKKLTFDIDEVEKRMTSISSQNHESLVANFSEIEHTNNVIKQKITPSLGRVNGSFQKIKSEIIEPFDEAQKMNSALKKVHTTLDLLRGSNFFFLLVSQVEDLEKSVQKDDKTKKNNDLIKLAKLYKQITELYESERTTKENELRVSLVTIKIIRDYQVVHINKNHQLVNTCMETIVNEFSHNTTFTTANIKLQHNLIAYYILQRDRFLDTLERATIAKHVNTISSQLSRSLQSPRNFIVILKEVKTASMDFLSKLTTILQSCEIYRLENTTTLYRILLEEFGSQSLEQIYWSKLVARFKKGIASTMARGGPIAKNLKTYQPGIQNSLKETFNSSEEHEQLDLFLDAVELISLGR, encoded by the coding sequence ATGAAGGGCCAGGACGAACTAGAAGATTTCGAAGCGTTTTTAGAAAAAGACTTCAGCACCTATAAGTTTGCTAATGACCTTTTACTTGCTACCAATGATCGGGATACCACGGAAATCGATATAGATACCAGTATCAAGAAATTAACGTTTGATATCGACGAGGTGGAAAAGCGAATGACAAGTATATCATCTCAAAACCACGAAAGTTTGGTGGCCAACTTCAGTGAAATCGAACATACCAACAATGTGATAAAGCAGAAGATTACTCCGCTGCTTGGTCGGGTGAACGGGCTGTTTCAGAAAATAAAATCAGAGATCATTGAGCCTTTTGATGAAGCGCAGAAGATGAACTCAGCATTGAAAAAGGTCCATACAACTCTTGACCTTCTCAGAGGgtccaacttctttttcCTATTAGTGCTGCAAGTGGAAGACCTCGAGAAAAGCGTCCAAAAAGACGAcaaaaccaagaagaataatgacttgatcaagttggctAAATTGTATAAACAGATCACTGAACTCTACGAGAGTGAGAGAACTACCAAAGAAAACGAACTACGAGTGTCGTTGGTAACCATAAAGATCATAAGGGACTATCAAGTCGTACACATTAacaaaaaccaccaattgGTCAATACTTGTATGGAAACCATAGTCAACGAGTTCAGCCATAATACTACTTTTACTACTGCCAATATCAAGCTCCAACACAATTTAATCGCATACTATATCCTTCAAAGGGACCGGTTCTTGGACACTCTTGAACGGGCTACCATAGCCAAGCATGTCAATACCATTTCGAGCCAGCTCTCTCGGTCCCTTCAGTCTCCTAGAAACTTTATCGtgatcttgaaagaagTGAAAACTGCCAGTATGGACTTTTTGCTGAAGTTGACAACTATTTTGCAAAGCTGTGAAATATACCGTCTCGAAAACACAACCACATTGTACCGAATACTTTTAGAAGAATTTGGGAGCCAGtctcttgaacaaatttACTGGTCCAAATTGGTTGCTAGATTCAAAAAAGGTATTGCTTCAACAATGGCTAGAGGTGGGCCTATTGcaaagaatttgaaaacgTATCAACCAGGCATCCAAAACTCATTAAAAGAGACTTTCAACAGCTCTGAAGAAcatgaacaacttgatttATTTCTTGATGCGGTTGAGTTGATATCACTAGGTCGTTAG
- the SEC24 gene encoding COPII subunit (EggNog:ENOG503NVER; COG:U) produces MSKRRAYPQPQYASTPQAPVAPLQPGVPAYGVPPVIPGVQSPPVQQPGVNANYYQPDQLASQFQGMNVGDAQAPAAQAPAVNGQYQYGNYQQPGANQPYQPQTGGYNAPGAAYGAPATGFSAGTAYGASTSTPSLPLNELYSTDLIRELPPSISDLSLPPPPIIIPPNATVVPDSDSANASPDFLRCTLNVVPTTNSLLKKSKLPLALVVRPYTALHDSEEDVAVSVDTVISRCRRCRAYINPFITLADQGRRWRCNLCNLLNDIPMGFTFDELTNTSKNFYDRPELNYAVTEFVAPKEYLARSPPPCVYCFLIDVSADAVNSGLTATVTRTILESLDRIPNTNKTSRVAFIGVDSSLHYFKFAEGTDGVEMLIVSDIDDPFLPYPDSLLVNLEENRPAIEKLLLDFPGYFEGTANTGLALGPALKSGHKMISSIGGKVIAFAASLPNIGEGKLSVRDEEQSGKPKESQTLLSVADKFYKAFAVECNSAQVTVDLFLTSSKYQDVATLSNLPRYTAGQTHFYRAWSAATAEDVTKFSKEVSEHLSMEIALEAVLRVRSSSGVRGSAFFGNFFNRSSDLCSFPTYPRDQSYVIEVSIEETITKPLVFFQAAVLHSTHFGERRIRVINLALPTSSKLDDVYASADQLAIVNYFTQKAVEKAFSHSLQDARDLLIKSLVDIVSVYKKELVAGNISGSSPLQVSTNLRMLPLLLFSLTKHIGLRAEKVPADYRAIALNNLATLPVHHLIKYIYPSVYSLHDMPDGCGLPEQVTQINEETGEEETVSSTNILLPEAINDSKTSWENYGLYLIDNTTELFLWVSGDVVPGLVHDLFGTENLYTIPFGKTQLPEFSFEESEFNYRVRQIIGKLREQKDQITWKNLYVVVGGSSHEPMEITTQRDLMALRMWATSCLVEDKTGSDQAYREFLNTLKGKVSQ; encoded by the coding sequence atgtCCAAAAGAAGAGCGTATCCTCAGCCTCAGTATGCCAGTACTCCCCAGGCTCCGGTGGCTCCACTCCAACCAGGAGTACCTGCGTACGGTGTCCCTCCCGTCATTCCTGGTGTTCAGTCTCCACCTGTCCAACAACCTGGTGTCAACGCCAACTACTATCAACCCGATCAATTGGCATCGCAGTTCCAAGGCATGAACGTCGGTGATGCCCAGGCCCCAGCCGCCCAGGCTCCTGCTGTCAATGGGCAGTACCAGTACGGGAACTACCAACAACCTGGTGCCAACCAACCGTACCAGCCCCAAACTGGTGGATACAATGCACCAGGGGCCGCCTACGGGGCCCCTGCCACTGGATTCTCAGCAGGCACCGCGTACGGTGCTTCCACTAGCACGCCAAGTCTTCCGCTTAACGAGCTCTACTCGACAGACCTCATCAGAGAATTGCCTCCTTCAATTAGCGATTTGAGTTTacctcctcctccaatCATTATTCCCCCTAATGCCACTGTGGTCCCCGACTCGGATTCTGCTAATGCGTCGCCTGATTTCTTGCGGTGTACATTGAACGTGGTGCCGACCACCAACtcacttttgaagaaatcaaagttgCCTTTGGCTTTGGTGGTGAGACCTTACACCGCGTTACATGATTCGGAAGAAGATGTAGCAGTATCTGTGGATACTGTCATCAGCCGTTGTCGGAGGTGTAGGGCGTATATCAATCCCTTCATCACTTTGGCCGATCAGGGAAGACGTTGGCGGTGTAACTTGTGTAATCTCTTGAACGATATCCCCATGGGATTTACGTTTGACGAGTTGACCAATAcctccaaaaacttctACGACCGGCCCGAGTTGAACTACGCCGTCACTGAGTTTGTGGCTCCAAAAGAGTACCTTGCTCGTAGCCCACCTCCTTGTGTGTACTGTTTCTTGATTGATGTATCTGCTGATGCTGTCAATAGTGGGTTGACGGCTACCGTCACGAGAACCATCTTGGAGAGCTTGGACCGGATCCccaacacaaacaaaacctCTCGTGTGGCGTTTATTGGGGTGGACTCCAGCTTGCATTACTTCAAGTTTGCTGAAGGTACTGATGGAGTCGAAATGTTGATTGTGTCTGATATCGATGATCCTTTCTTGCCCTACCCAGACtctttgttggtgaacttaGAAGAGAATAGACCCgcaattgaaaagttgttgttggacttCCCCGGCTATTTTGAAGGAACCGCTAACACTGGTTTGGCATTGGGCCCAGCATTGAAGAGTGGTCACAAGATGATTAGTTCCATTGGTGGAAAGGTGATTGCCTTTGCTGCCTCTTTGCCCAACATTGGCGAAGGAAAATTACTGGTGAGAGACGAAGAACAATCGGGTAAACCAAAGGAATCTCAAACCTTGTTGTCTGTTGCTGATAAGTTCTATAAAGCTTTTGCGGTTGAATGTAATTCTGCTCAAGTTACTGTCGACTTGTTTTTGACTTCTTCCAAGTACCAGGATGTGGCTACGTTGTCTAATTTGCCTCGTTATACTGCGGGTCAGACACACTTCTACAGAGCTTGGTCAGCTGCCACGGCAGAAGATGTTACGAAGTTTTCCAAGGAAGTTTCCGAACACTTGTCGATGGAAATTGCATTAGAAGCGGTGTTGAGAGTTAGGTCTTCTTCCGGTGTTAGAGGAAGTGCATTCTTCGGGAACTTTTTTAACAGATCTTCCGACTTATGCTCTTTCCCAACCTACCCCAGAGATCAAAGTTATGTGATTGAAGTATCCAtagaagaaaccatcaccaaaccaTTGGTATTTTTCCAGGCTGCCGTATTACACTCCACTCATTTTGGCgaaagaagaatcagaGTGATTAACTTGGCCCTTCCTACTTCCAGTAAATTGGACGACGTGTATGCTTCTGCTGATCAACTAGCTATTGTGAACTACTTTACCCAAAAGGCAGTAGAAAAGGCCTTTAGTCACTCTTTGCAAGATGCTAGAGATTTGTTGATTAAATCGTTGGTGGATATCGTCAGTGTTTACAAGAAGGAGTTGGTTGCCGGCAACATCTCTGGATCCTCGCCTTTGCAAGTGTCCACAAACTTAAGAATGTTGCCATTATTGTTGTTCTCATTAACCAAACATATTGGATTAAGAGCTGAAAAGGTTCCAGCCGATTATAGAGCTATTgcattgaacaatttggCCACTTTACCAGTCCAccatttgatcaaatacATTTATCCATCGGTTTATTCTTTGCACGATATGCCTGATGGTTGTGGATTGCCTGAACAGGTAACTCAAATCAACGAAGAAACcggtgaagaagaaacagttTCCTCGACCAACATCTTATTACCAGAAGCTATAAATGACTCTAAAACTAGCTGGGAAAACTATGGTTTGTATTTGATTGATAACACTACGGAATTATTCTTGTGGGTTTCAGGAGATGTTGTACCTGGATTGGTTCACGATTTGTTTGGAACCGAAAACTTATACACGATTCCATTTGGCAAGACTCAATTACCAGAGTTTTCGTTTGAGGAATCAGAGTTCAACTACAGAGTTCGTCAAATCATCGGCAAGTTGAGAGAACAAAAAGACCAAATCACTTGGAAAAACTTGTATGTGGTGGTTGGAGGATCGTCCCATGAACCGATGGAGATCACTACCCAGCGGGATTTGATGGCCTTGAGAATGTGGGCTACTAGCTGTTTGGTCGAGGATAAGACCGGAAGCGACCAAGCTTACAgagagtttttgaacacTTTAAAAGGCAAAGTTAGCCAATAA
- a CDS encoding uncharacterized protein (EggNog:ENOG503PH40): MSKNKMPQLHKRSVSSFSADMRHHSIHEKLDSHDPESLEHRRKNSRIDIVLIVLALFLTGSVINFFLISRSVGSSSLVDHFHKLVGSDPDVGRDTTLESLLGVQSLGNDMNEWERLSGELQSQEQEQDTEDYSHVQHQYGAADVETETVSEGSNNPQQDLVEMLSIDAVVLLLNDENLLKQERAKQILNSLKMTPELKTINLKKHPHYAEIMHYLKKFSSHMQEDAEESDELDTQDVSDSDDIPRLFIGGQPVAGFGDIINKHNDQVLTQFFADVGRGWVKLEI; the protein is encoded by the coding sequence ATGTCCAAGAATAAAATGCCCCAACTTCACAAACGCAGTGTTTCGTCGTTCAGCGCCGACATGCGCCACCACCTGATACACGAGAAGCTTGACTCGCACGACCCCGAATCTCTTGAACATAGGCGGAAGAACAGTCGGATTGATATTGTGTTGATAGTGTTAGCGCTTTTTTTGACAGGCTCCgtcatcaacttctttctcATTTCACGGAGCGTTGGATCTTCGTCGTTGGTTGACCATTTCCACAAACTAGTTGGCTCCGATCCCGACGTTGGCCGTGATACCACTCTTGAATCCTTATTGGGTGTGCAAAGCCTTGGAAATGATATGAACGAATGGGAAAGGTTATCCGGGGAGTTACAGAGCCAGGAGCAAGAACAGGATACAGAAGACTACCTGCACGTCCAGCACCAGTACGGGGCGGCTGATGTTGAGACGGAAACGGTGTCTGAAGGTTCCAACAATCCCCAACAGGATTTGGTAGAAATGCTTTCCATCGATGCAGTGGTTTTATTGCTCAACGACGAAAACCTCTTGAAGCAGGAGCGGGCAAAGCAGATCTTGAACAGCTTGAAAATGACGCCCGAGTTGAAGACcatcaatttgaaaaaacaTCCTCACTATGCGGAGATTATGCattacttgaagaagttcagTAGCCATATGCAAGAGGACGCCGAAGAATCGGATGAGTTGGACACCCAAGATGTGCTGGACTCGGACGACATTCCTCGGTTGTTTATTGGAGGCCAGCCGGTGGCTGGTTTTGGTGACATTATCAACAAGCACAACGACCAGGTGCTCACCCAGTTTTTCGCAGATGTTGGCCGGGGATGGGTCAAATTAGAGATATGA
- the HEX1 gene encoding woronin body major protein (CAZy:GH20; EggNog:ENOG503NUJ9; COG:G) — MLEVINRLQWYPEAIEGLRMSYEPVPTGPPTNSKRDDDLDELKVNILDDAPLQYGVDESYTLEVSDRITITANTTWGALNGLKTLQQLVIYKDGRLIIEGSVKISDYPLYSHRGVLIDSARNYLSLESIKENIDIMAMAKLNTLHWHLSDTVSWPLEVKAYPQMINDAYSPEESYSQQDVSNLVKYAYARGVRIVPEIELASHANAGWRLVDPKIISCGKGFWNVGDIATEPAPGQLDIAGNKTYEVAKTIFREVNQLFPDYTFHVGYDELHKPCSDFSNDVWEWYEQNGFGPAGSDEGYASLVQYWTDRSFKFLSEDNTTQVMMWEDLITNYAAKPPKQNSLIQVWLSVESIKNITSKGYDVILSPYDQYYLDCGFGEWVTNNPKTAGSWCDPYKTWESLYRFDPMMNLTESEVRHIKGAEVALWGEVVDSSNLVQKIWSRSAAFAEVYWSGNKDENGDIRVYDFTQRMFNFRQYLLALGYRVDPLAPQYCWRNPHACDISI; from the coding sequence ATGCTTGAAGTTATTAACCGGCTACAGTGGTACCCTGAGGCTATCGAGGGTCTTAGAATGCTGTATGAACCAGTGCCAACAGGCCCGcccacaaactcaaagagagatgatgatttggatgaGCTTAAGGTGAATATTCTTGACGATGCTCCATTGCAATATGGAGTAGACGAGTCTTATACACTTGAAGTTAGTGATAGAATCACCATCACCGCTAATACTACGTGGGGTGCCTTGAATGGTCTCAAGACCTTACAACAGCTCGTCATCTACAAAGATGGACGCTTGATTATTGAAGGGTCAGTCAAGATCTCTGATTATCCCCTTTATTCCCACAGAGGGGTATTGATAGACTCAGCAAGAAACTACTTATCACTCGAGTCGATCAAGGAGAACATCGACATCATGGCCATGGCAAAACTCAACACTTTACATTGGCATTTGCTGGATACTGTGTCATGGCCTCTTGAAGTAAAAGCGTATCCCCAGATGATTAATGATGCTTATTCGCCAGAAGAATCCTATTCTCAACAAGACGTTTCCAACCTTGTCAAGTATGCGTACGCCAGAGGTGTCAGAATAGTTCCTGAAATCGAATTGGCCAGCCACGCCAATGCCGGTTGGAGACTAGTGGACCCTAAGATCATTTCTTGCGGAAAAGGCTTTTGGAACGTGGGAGACATTGCTACTGAACCGGCACCGGGCCAGCTTGATATTGCTGGTAACAAGACGTACGAGGTGGCGAAGACGATTTTTAGAGAGGTTAACCAGTTGTTTCCTGACTACACATTTCACGTTGGTTATGACGAATTGCACAAACCTTGCTCCGACTTCTCCAATGACGTATGGGAATGGTACGAGCAGAATGGGTTTGGCCCTGCTGGTAGTGACGAAGGTTATGCTAGTCTTGTGCAATATTGGACCGACCGTCTGTTCAAGTTTTTATCCGAAGACAATACAACACAAGTGATGATGTGGGAAGACCTTATTACCAACTATGCTGCCAAACCTCCTAAACAGAATTCTTTGATCCAAGTGTGGTTATCGGTAGAAAGTATCAAGAACATAACTTCGAAGGGCTACGATGTGATCTTATCTCCCTACGATCAATACTACTTGGACTGTGGATTTGGAGAATGGGTCACCAACAACCCGAAAACAGCTGGATCGTGGTGTGATCCTTATAAGACCTGGGAAAGCCTCTACAGGTTTGATCCCATGATGAATTTGACTGAGCTGGAAGTGAGACATATAAAGGGCGCCGAAGTGGCCTTATGGGGCGAGGTAGTTGATTCCAGTAACTTGGTACAGAAGATCTGGTCCCGGTCCGCTGCTTTTGCCGAAGTGTATTGGAGTGGAAATAAGGACGAAAACGGTGATATTAGAGTTTACGACTTTACTCAGAGaatgttcaacttcagaCAATACTTGTTAGCGTTGGGCTATAGGGTAGATCCTTTGGCACCACAGTACTGCTGGAGAAACCCCCATGCGTGTGATATTTCTATATAG
- a CDS encoding uncharacterized protein (COG:S; EggNog:ENOG503P7ET) yields MSDMDLAKYIEELELNATGFDSKITQIGSMVTQSISEPEIRVVLRSKTAKLQNLIIPASDDIQYLRLFRGVLLIIRNLVIETNDFEIETIATSLEQFQRVVPSSNEMYTKTVIVYYQIFANISQTKQPQCIHTLTKIMKFNDNTEHPVLVTLSNLFKNDQNIYDMLYNDYGIETMRHLTNFEVTEHPNEIERLYLEIWEKVVAHESFSKWIVKHDDEKVLKICQIVITSKDNWNNSQLLGILSWLFEMFKFLNGVAVASLNNKDLDSLGAVHPKLLMVLDCVSELSKFNIAKDFLINYEMVNLLIPLLRVVHESIEPKNMMKNKNQIIEFPHIKSIIIEILSYLTFENFKIQELIRELHGIEVILSSCVIDDSNPFMKERAIICLKYLLYKNAQNQEFVASLEAKKSVDMENSN; encoded by the exons ATGAGCGACATGGACTTAGCAAAATATATTGAGGAACTCGAGCTAAATGCTACCGGGTTTGACTCCAAGATCACACAAATTGGATCTATGGTAACCCAACTGATTAGTGAACCCGAAATCCGTGTGGTGTTACGTTCAAAAACAGCCAAACTTCAGAACCTAATTATCCCTGCTTCTGATGACATACAATACTTAAGACTCTTCAGAGGAGTACTTTTGATAATTCGAAACTTGGTGATAGAGACCAACGACTTTGAGATTGAGACCATTGCCACCAGCTTGGAACAGTTCCAAAGAGTGGTGCCATCCTCCAACGAAATGTATACTAAAACGGTTATCGTATACTACCAGATATTTGCTAACATATCACAGACTAAACAACCTCAGTGCATACATACTTTAACTAAAATAATGAAGTTTAACGATAACACAGAGCACCCAGTTCTTGTGACACTATCCAACTTATTCAAAAACGACCAGAACATTTATGACATGCTTTACAACGACTATGGCATTGAGACAATGAGGCATTTGACAAACTTTGAGGTAACCGAACACCCCAATGAAATCGAACGGCTATATCTCGAGATATGGGAGAAAGTGGTTGCCCACGAGAGCTTCAGTAAGTGGATCGTCAAACATGACGACGAGAAGGTACTCAAAATCTGTCAGATCGTGATCACCTCGAAGGATAATTGGAACAACTCCCAGCTTCTTGGGATTTTGAGCTGGCTCTTTgagatgttcaagttcttgaacgGCGTGGCTGTTGCATCACTCAACAACAAAGACCTTGACTCTCTTGGAGCAGTACACCCCAAGCTTTTAATGGTGTTGGACTGTGTCAGCGAGTTGAGTAAATTCAACATAGCCAAAGACTTTCTCATAAACTACGAGATGGTCAACTTGCTCATACCGTTGCTTCGAGTGGTTCATGAGAGCATCGAACCAAAGAATATgatgaagaacaagaaccaAATCATAGAGTTCCCCCATATCAAGTCCATTATCATCGAGATCCTCTCGTATTTAACGTTtgagaacttcaagatccagGAGCTCATTCGAGAACTTCACGGAATTGAGGTCATTTTATCAAGTTGCGTTATTGACGATAGTAATCCGTTCATGAAAGAAAGAGCGATCATTTGCTTGAAATACTTATTATATAAAAACGCACAAAACCAGGAGTTTGTGGCCTCGTTAGAAGCCAAGAAACTGGTGGATA TGGAAAATTCGAATTGA
- the THR4 gene encoding threonine synthase (COG:E; BUSCO:EOG09261B6Y; EggNog:ENOG503NVIE) — protein sequence MASQTYRSTRSAVDQAVSFEDAVMTGLASDGGLFVPSTIPQLPASFLDDWKDCTFQELAFNILRLYISSSEISDTELKDLITRSYSTFRSDEVTPVKVLDKSKNLYLLELFHGPTYAFKDVALQFVGNLFEFFLKRRNDGKQGDARETITVVGATSGDTGSAAIYGLRGKKDVDVFILYPTGRISPIQEEQMTTVEDKNVHTLSVKGTFDDCQDIVKQVFGDKQFNETYHVGAVNSINWARILAQMTYYFYSYFQVSKQSDLPVRFVVPSGNFGDILAGYFAKEMGLPADKLIIATNNNDILDRFLKTGRYEKSGEVKATYSPAMDILISSNFERLLWYLVRNTVTKDDNKAGEILSTWMSQLKTSGSITAQPEVLVAARADFDSQAVDDVETGATIKNIYTTHPENYVLDPHTAVGIATSLSFIAKDSKKNYISLSTAHPAKFAEVVNASLSGIDGYSFEDKVLPAELKALSTKEKRINLIDEASLEKVKSKIIEILNH from the coding sequence ATGGCTTCCCAAACTTACAGATCCACCCGTTCGGCAGTGGACCAGGCGGTCTCATTCGAGGATGCTGTCATGACCGGATTGGCTTCCGATGGCGGGTTGTTTGTACCGCTGACCATCCCCCAACTTCCAGCCTCCTTTTTGGACGACTGGAAGGATTGCACGTTTCAAGAACTCGCCTTTAATATCTTGAGATTATACATCTCTTCCAGCGAGATCTCCGAcaccgagttgaaggacttgattACCCGTTCATATTCTACCTTCAGATCTGACGAGGTCACCCCTGTTAAAGTGCttgacaagtccaaaaacttatacttgttggaattgtttCATGGACCTACCTATGCGTTTAAGGATGTTGCTTTGCAGTTTGTAGGTaacttgtttgagttttttttgaagagaagaaatgaCGGCAAGCAGGGTGATGCCAGAGAGACCATCACCGTGGTTGGTGCGACTAGTGGTGATACTGGAAGTGCTGCTATATATGGGTTGAGAGGAAAGAAGGATGTGGATGTGTTTATTTTGTATCCCACCGGCAGAATTTCCCCCATCCAAGAAGAGCAGATGACTACAGTGGAGGACAAAAATGTCCATACTTTGTCGGTAAAGGGTACTTTTGATGACTGTCAAGATATCGTCAAACAGgtgtttggtgataagCAGTTCAACGAAACATACCATGTGGGAGCCgtcaactccatcaactgGGCACGGATCTTGGCCCAGATGACTTATTACTTCTATAGTTACTTCCAGGTGCTGAAACAGTCGGATTTGCCCGTCAGGTTTGTGGTTCCTTCTGGTAATTTTGGAGATATTTTGGCTGGTTATTTTGCTAAGGAAATGGGGTTGCCAGcagacaagttgatcattgccacaaacaacaacgaCATCTTGGACAGATTCTTGAAGACTGGCCGGTACGAAAAGTCGGGTGAAGTTAAGGCCACCTACTCTCCTGCCATGGATATCTTAATTTCTTCTAACTTTGAAAGATTGTTATGGTACCTCGTCAGAAACACCGTCACCAAAGATGATAACAAAGCCGGGGAAATATTGAGTACCTGGATGTCACAATTGAAGACTTCCGGCTCCATCACCGCCCAACCTGAGGTGTTGGTGGCTGCAAGAGCAGACTTTGATTCTCAAGCAGTGGACGATGTTGAAACCGGTGCTACCATCAAGAATATCTACACTACCCACCCAGAAAACTACGTATTAGATCCTCACACGGCTGTGGGCATTGCTACGTCATTAAGTTTCATTGCTAAAGACTCTAAAAAGAACTATATCTCGTTGTCTACTGCCCATCCTGCCAAGTTCGCAGAGGTGGTGAATGCTTCTTTGAGTGGCATTGATGGTTACTCGTTCGAAGATAAGGTATTACCAGCCGAGTTGAAGGCTCTCTCCACCAAGGAAAAgagaatcaacttgattgacGAAGCGTCGTTGGAAAAggtcaaatccaagatcaTCGAGATCTTGAACCATTAA